A genomic segment from Saprospiraceae bacterium encodes:
- a CDS encoding NAD(P)-dependent oxidoreductase, producing the protein MTHRKIIFIDQTAPVLWERLQKRGYECLDYSEMDRVSLLGQVADCFGLVIRSRIKLDEDFLSHAKNLRFIARSGVGLEHIDLAYAEAQGIQVLPSPEGSRDTVGEHTIGLLLSLLNNLARADHQVRNGQWIREGNRGVELKGKTVGIIGYGNMGTAFAQRLQGFEVKVLAYDKFKSDYGDQYAEAVDLAKLQQEADIISLHIPFLPENRHFVNAAFLDAFRKPIFLVNTARGLVLHTADLVDALQSGKVLGAALDVLEYEEMSFSHLDLHNLPAPFQHLKTAGNVVLSPHIAGWSFESEPGHARALADKIERIFG; encoded by the coding sequence GTGACCCATAGAAAAATAATATTTATCGATCAAACGGCACCTGTTTTATGGGAACGTCTACAAAAACGTGGATACGAGTGCCTGGATTATTCCGAAATGGACCGGGTTTCCCTACTAGGTCAGGTAGCAGATTGTTTCGGTTTGGTGATACGAAGCCGGATCAAGCTGGACGAGGATTTTCTATCGCATGCAAAGAACCTACGATTTATTGCTCGATCGGGGGTAGGACTGGAGCATATTGACCTGGCCTATGCCGAGGCGCAGGGCATCCAGGTTTTGCCATCGCCTGAAGGCAGCCGGGATACTGTCGGCGAGCATACGATTGGCCTCTTATTAAGCCTTCTGAACAACCTGGCGAGGGCAGACCACCAGGTTCGCAATGGGCAATGGATCAGGGAAGGCAACCGAGGCGTGGAGCTAAAAGGCAAAACAGTTGGCATCATTGGATATGGGAATATGGGAACTGCTTTTGCCCAACGGCTGCAAGGTTTTGAAGTCAAGGTACTCGCCTATGACAAATTCAAAAGCGATTATGGCGATCAATATGCCGAAGCGGTCGATTTGGCCAAGTTACAACAAGAGGCAGATATCATCAGTTTGCATATTCCATTTTTGCCAGAGAACCGCCATTTTGTGAATGCCGCTTTTCTTGACGCTTTCCGCAAACCTATCTTTTTAGTCAACACGGCCAGGGGATTGGTTTTGCATACGGCAGATTTGGTAGATGCTTTGCAATCGGGAAAGGTCCTAGGGGCCGCACTGGATGTCTTGGAATACGAAGAAATGTCATTTTCTCATTTGGATCTCCATAACTTACCTGCTCCTTTTCAGCACCTTAAGACGGCAGGTAATGTCGTTTTAAGTCCCCATATCGCAGGTTGGTCTTTTGAATCGGAGCCAGGACACGCCAGGGCTCTGGCCGATAAAATAGAACGGATTTTTGGTTAA
- a CDS encoding gliding motility-associated C-terminal domain-containing protein encodes MNSLKSINLIVGCCLTIVSFSQNSFVQIMDQVETWPNSCVADTPDQGFVMANELEKPFSEGGKHGFFVVKYDSCAQVEWSRLYESDNFGLFLEDLTVSPAGDILATGSTGLQDVFLLKIDLAGEIHWLHAYDASNYDRSYAIDVFEDQIMLFGNYLDNVESRNYVLVTDMDGNIRWSKRYALQEGEGSAVFGMEGSILCRNGHTLYEVDANGNPLWAKQYSDAELTSHPIAMENGFAITFTASEAGQQFVAKIGQAGGMEWQSEALPAAYEQSDLALSPKGELVYVNSLASTAGEVTMSLPMITLLSDKGSVKAQYLFELGDFGRFIDPACTVNAENGITLKGKYENEFSYDYVLRITPDTALNCVGLPFAETYAQAPPVKQSPFNVTAATMTFQRIDTFHIAYQDIDLNSWAFCGNTRGEEFLAIDSLVACADTFLFTSPYEEASYVWKDGSTAAVRMLKAPGKYQVDVITCNKTYHYDIKLDLGKCPCPLFVPNAFSPNGDGMNDQLELYASCLFRDFDLKIFNRWGELLYQANGPEVYWDGTSKGKRLPSGVYVYAIDYSWEIYPGHLRQEIATGTVALVR; translated from the coding sequence ATGAACAGCCTAAAATCCATTAACCTAATTGTTGGGTGTTGCTTAACTATTGTTTCTTTTTCCCAAAACAGTTTTGTGCAAATCATGGACCAGGTGGAAACCTGGCCAAACAGTTGTGTGGCAGATACCCCAGATCAAGGTTTTGTTATGGCCAATGAACTGGAAAAACCCTTTTCAGAGGGTGGAAAGCATGGGTTCTTTGTGGTAAAATACGATTCTTGTGCCCAAGTAGAATGGTCGAGGTTGTATGAGAGCGATAATTTTGGCCTTTTCCTGGAAGACCTTACCGTGAGCCCCGCTGGTGATATCCTCGCTACTGGTTCCACCGGGTTGCAAGATGTATTTTTGCTAAAAATAGACCTGGCTGGTGAAATTCACTGGTTACATGCCTATGACGCTTCCAATTATGATCGATCTTATGCTATTGATGTATTCGAGGATCAGATTATGTTATTTGGCAACTACTTGGACAATGTAGAAAGTAGAAATTATGTCCTAGTAACGGATATGGATGGCAATATCCGATGGTCAAAAAGGTATGCCTTGCAGGAAGGGGAGGGGAGTGCCGTTTTTGGAATGGAAGGTTCTATACTTTGCCGTAATGGGCACACCTTGTATGAAGTAGATGCCAATGGCAACCCCCTCTGGGCTAAACAATACTCCGATGCCGAATTAACGTCTCACCCTATTGCCATGGAAAACGGTTTTGCCATAACTTTTACCGCTTCGGAGGCAGGACAGCAATTTGTAGCCAAAATTGGGCAGGCAGGGGGGATGGAGTGGCAGTCAGAAGCCTTGCCAGCAGCCTACGAGCAATCGGATCTGGCCCTTAGCCCGAAAGGAGAACTCGTGTATGTGAATTCACTGGCGTCTACAGCGGGGGAAGTGACGATGTCCTTACCCATGATAACCCTTTTATCTGATAAAGGCTCAGTAAAGGCGCAATACCTGTTCGAATTAGGAGACTTTGGCCGATTTATTGACCCTGCATGTACCGTGAATGCTGAAAATGGAATTACCCTCAAAGGGAAATACGAAAATGAGTTTTCTTATGATTATGTGCTGCGAATCACACCCGATACCGCATTGAATTGTGTTGGCCTCCCCTTCGCGGAGACCTACGCCCAGGCACCACCTGTAAAGCAGTCTCCATTTAATGTCACAGCTGCAACCATGACTTTTCAACGGATTGACACCTTTCATATAGCTTATCAGGATATTGACCTTAATTCCTGGGCCTTTTGTGGCAACACAAGGGGGGAAGAATTTTTGGCAATAGACTCCCTTGTCGCCTGTGCCGATACCTTCCTTTTTACGTCACCCTATGAAGAAGCTTCCTATGTCTGGAAAGATGGCTCAACAGCAGCGGTTCGAATGCTAAAGGCTCCCGGAAAGTATCAGGTAGACGTGATTACTTGTAATAAAACCTATCACTACGACATTAAACTGGACCTTGGCAAATGCCCCTGTCCGCTTTTCGTCCCCAATGCCTTTTCGCCCAATGGCGACGGCATGAACGATCAACTCGAATTATACGCGAGTTGTCTCTTTAGAGATTTTGATTTGAAAATCTTTAATCGCTGGGGCGAATTGTTGTACCAGGCAAACGGGCCGGAAGTCTACTGGGATGGTACGTCAAAAGGTAAGCGCTTGCCAAGTGGCGTATATGTTTATGCCATTGATTACTCTTGGGAAATTTATCCGGGGCATTTAAGGCAGGAAATCGCCACCGGAACGGTGGCTTTGGTGCGGTGA
- a CDS encoding peroxiredoxin, whose translation MAIRLGDIAPNFKAKTTEGEIDFHEYLGNGWGLFFSHPADFTPVCTTELGRTAALMDAFTKRNVKVIAISVDPLDSHQEWVKDIEDTQHVTMNFPIIADENREVAELYDMIHPNVTEKTTVRTVFVIGPDKKVKLTLTYPPSTGRNFQEILRVIDSLQLTAYHSVATPADWIDGGDVVILPSVSNEEIPSKFPKGHQEIRPYLRMTPQPNVD comes from the coding sequence ATGGCCATCAGACTAGGAGATATTGCTCCAAATTTTAAAGCAAAAACCACCGAAGGCGAAATTGACTTTCATGAATACCTGGGAAACGGTTGGGGATTGTTTTTCTCACATCCAGCCGACTTCACTCCCGTATGTACCACCGAATTGGGACGTACTGCTGCTTTAATGGACGCTTTTACCAAAAGAAATGTAAAAGTAATTGCGATAAGTGTCGACCCGCTCGACTCTCACCAGGAGTGGGTTAAGGATATTGAAGATACCCAACATGTAACGATGAACTTCCCTATCATCGCAGATGAAAATCGGGAAGTAGCCGAATTATATGACATGATTCATCCTAATGTGACAGAAAAAACGACAGTAAGAACCGTTTTTGTGATTGGCCCCGACAAAAAGGTGAAATTGACCCTGACTTATCCGCCATCTACCGGACGTAATTTTCAGGAAATTCTGCGCGTGATTGATTCTTTACAGTTAACTGCTTATCATAGTGTCGCTACGCCTGCGGATTGGATTGATGGAGGTGATGTGGTGATCTTGCCCTCTGTATCGAATGAGGAAATTCCTAGTAAATTTCCCAAAGGACATCAAGAAATTCGCCCTTACTTGCGGATGACTCCTCAGCCTAACGTGGACTAA
- the metX gene encoding homoserine O-acetyltransferase, which yields MKEKLLQYRTPFVLESGEILPELTIAYFTYGQLNPEKDNVIWICHALTANADAADWWEGLVGKGKPYDPDHYFIVCANMLGSCYGSSGPAFINPQTGELYGDQFPLITIKDMVKAHQLLQKELGIQKIKLLTGGSMGGQQALEWAITDPDLFEKICILASNAKHSPWGIAFNEAQRMAIFADPSLDRKDPKSGQKGLEAARAIAMLSYRHYKTYSQTQAEEHDDKIQSFRASSYQQYQGLKLYQRFNVFSYISLSRSMDSHNVGRHRGGIENALKKIKAQALIIGITTDILFPIEEQILLAKHIPNASLEVITSSYGHDGFLVEFESIGGLVKPFLTESVVINNKKNTVNDSLVTNPVALPGTEEF from the coding sequence ATGAAAGAGAAATTACTCCAGTATAGGACGCCTTTTGTGCTAGAAAGTGGTGAAATATTGCCTGAATTAACCATTGCTTATTTTACCTATGGACAATTAAACCCTGAAAAGGATAATGTCATTTGGATTTGTCATGCACTCACGGCTAATGCTGACGCCGCAGACTGGTGGGAAGGACTTGTTGGCAAAGGAAAGCCTTATGATCCAGATCATTACTTCATTGTTTGCGCTAATATGCTGGGTTCTTGTTATGGCAGCAGCGGGCCGGCCTTTATCAACCCGCAAACTGGCGAATTATATGGTGATCAATTCCCCTTGATTACCATAAAAGATATGGTGAAAGCTCACCAGTTATTGCAAAAGGAATTGGGTATCCAGAAAATAAAACTCTTAACAGGAGGCTCCATGGGTGGGCAACAAGCACTCGAATGGGCTATCACTGACCCTGATTTGTTTGAAAAAATCTGCATCCTCGCCTCCAATGCCAAACATTCGCCCTGGGGCATCGCCTTTAACGAAGCGCAACGCATGGCCATCTTTGCCGATCCGAGCCTTGACAGAAAAGACCCCAAAAGTGGACAAAAAGGTTTAGAAGCAGCCAGGGCTATAGCTATGTTATCTTACCGGCATTACAAGACTTATAGTCAAACCCAGGCAGAAGAACATGATGATAAAATACAGTCTTTCAGAGCTAGTTCTTATCAACAATATCAAGGTTTAAAATTGTATCAGCGCTTCAATGTATTTTCTTATATTTCTTTGAGTAGATCCATGGATTCCCACAATGTTGGCAGACATAGAGGGGGAATAGAAAATGCCCTAAAAAAAATAAAGGCACAGGCACTGATTATCGGTATTACCACAGATATTTTGTTTCCAATTGAAGAGCAAATTTTATTGGCCAAACACATTCCGAATGCTAGCCTAGAGGTCATCACCAGCTCCTATGGCCATGATGGCTTTTTGGTAGAATTTGAATCAATTGGCGGTTTGGTAAAACCTTTTCTTACCGAAAGTGTAGTTATCAATAATAAAAAGAATACAGTTAATGACAGTTTAGTCACTAATCCAGTGGCGCTTCCAGGGACAGAGGAATTTTAG
- a CDS encoding O-acetylhomoserine aminocarboxypropyltransferase/cysteine synthase, which translates to MSNLKFETLQLHAGQEEVEGTTRSRAVPIYQTTSYTFKDSEHGANLFALREFGNIYTRIMNPTTDTFEKRIAALEGGVAALATSSGQAAQFLALNNILQAGDNFVSSSNLYGGTYNQFKVAFKRLGIEVRFTKGEEPSAYEDLIDENTKALYFETIGNPSFSVPDFEGIVAVANKHDIPVIVDNTFGAGGFLCRPIEWGASVVVQSATKWIGGHGTSIGGVIVDSGKFNWGNGKFPQFTEPSEGYHGMVFWDIFGSNGPFGNIAFAIRARVEGLRDFGPAISPFNAFLLLQGIETLSLRVQRTVDNALALAKWLKSHPKVDSVTYAGLEDHPQHANAKKYLKNGFGGVLSFTVRGPKENATKLVDSLKLVSHLANVGDAKTLIIQPSATTHQQLSDQEQLAAGVLPSQLRVSVGIEHIDDIKADFEQAFAQIEVANPVLN; encoded by the coding sequence ATGTCTAATTTAAAATTTGAAACCCTACAATTACATGCAGGCCAGGAGGAGGTAGAAGGAACCACCCGATCCAGAGCAGTGCCTATTTATCAAACCACCTCTTATACCTTCAAGGATTCCGAACATGGTGCCAACCTTTTTGCTTTAAGGGAATTTGGCAATATCTATACCCGGATCATGAATCCGACCACTGATACCTTTGAAAAAAGAATAGCTGCCCTGGAAGGTGGCGTTGCTGCTTTGGCTACCAGTTCAGGCCAGGCGGCTCAGTTTTTGGCCCTGAATAATATCCTGCAAGCAGGCGATAACTTTGTTTCATCCTCCAATTTGTATGGTGGTACTTATAACCAGTTTAAAGTGGCTTTCAAGCGATTGGGGATTGAGGTAAGGTTTACCAAAGGGGAAGAACCTTCAGCTTACGAAGATTTAATTGATGAAAATACCAAAGCACTTTATTTTGAGACCATCGGAAATCCCAGCTTCTCTGTCCCTGATTTTGAGGGTATTGTAGCGGTTGCCAACAAACACGATATTCCGGTCATTGTAGACAACACCTTTGGTGCAGGCGGTTTTCTTTGCCGGCCGATCGAATGGGGCGCCAGTGTGGTGGTACAGTCAGCGACCAAATGGATTGGCGGGCATGGCACCTCCATCGGTGGGGTGATTGTCGATAGTGGCAAATTCAACTGGGGCAATGGGAAATTCCCACAATTTACCGAACCATCAGAAGGTTACCACGGGATGGTATTCTGGGATATTTTTGGCAGCAATGGCCCCTTCGGAAACATTGCCTTTGCCATTCGGGCCAGGGTAGAAGGCCTCCGCGATTTTGGTCCGGCCATTTCACCCTTTAATGCGTTTTTGTTACTTCAGGGTATTGAAACGCTTTCCCTTAGGGTACAACGCACGGTGGACAATGCGCTGGCATTGGCTAAATGGCTAAAAAGCCATCCTAAAGTGGATTCGGTTACCTATGCGGGATTGGAAGATCATCCCCAACATGCCAACGCTAAAAAATACCTCAAGAACGGTTTTGGTGGCGTGTTATCCTTTACCGTCCGCGGCCCGAAAGAAAATGCAACCAAATTGGTGGATAGTCTGAAATTAGTGAGTCATTTGGCCAATGTTGGAGATGCCAAGACCTTGATCATTCAGCCATCCGCGACCACCCATCAGCAGTTGAGCGACCAGGAGCAATTGGCGGCAGGGGTGTTGCCATCTCAACTTCGGGTGTCTGTAGGGATCGAACACATCGATGATATCAAAGCTGATTTCGAACAGGCTTTTGCGCAAATTGAAGTGGCGAATCCTGTACTAAACTAA
- a CDS encoding OsmC family protein: protein MKMELRRLDTAYHMQATNEEGQTVETDGSPSIGGSNKGMRPMQLMLVGLGSCSSIDIIHLLTKQRQPLEDIQISIDSQRAEGEIPSLFTAIQIHYRLYGDLDEKKVERAVTLSMEKLCSVAKILEKTAKITWSWEIIA from the coding sequence ATGAAAATGGAATTAAGACGATTGGATACGGCCTATCACATGCAGGCCACAAATGAAGAGGGGCAAACAGTGGAAACAGATGGTTCCCCTTCCATTGGAGGAAGCAATAAAGGCATGCGCCCCATGCAGTTAATGTTAGTCGGATTAGGAAGTTGCAGTTCGATTGATATTATCCACCTGCTGACCAAACAGCGCCAGCCACTGGAGGATATTCAAATTAGCATTGATAGCCAGCGAGCGGAAGGGGAGATACCTTCTTTATTTACTGCCATTCAGATACATTATCGTTTGTACGGTGATTTGGACGAGAAAAAAGTAGAACGTGCCGTGACCCTTTCTATGGAAAAATTGTGTTCAGTAGCCAAAATCCTGGAGAAGACGGCCAAGATAACCTGGAGCTGGGAGATAATAGCATAG
- a CDS encoding aminotransferase class I/II-fold pyridoxal phosphate-dependent enzyme, translated as MAEKTRHFETNAIRLQRERSQYREHSVPVYMTSSFTFSSAEEMRDTFAGEAEGIIYSRYSNPNTDEFIQKVCAMEGAEAGFATASGMAAVFASLAAFLKMGDHVLASRALFGSTHQVLTQILPKWGITATYVDPLDVDSWPRHIQENTRMLVLETPSNPGLTLVDLEKAGKIAKDHQLLLNVDNCFATPFLQRPIDYGADLVVHSGTKWMDGQGRTLGGVIVGKQELIDVVQGFCRHTGPAMSPFNAWILSKSLETLSVRMERHCQNALALAQMLEEHPKVNAVRYPFLTSHPQVALARRQMKLGGGLVSFEIKGGVEQSMQFLNKIKRCSLSSNLGDTRTIVTHPTTTTHSKLSEEERLAVGITPGLIRVSVGLEHIADIKEDIWQALEG; from the coding sequence ATGGCTGAAAAAACCAGACATTTCGAAACCAATGCCATTCGTCTTCAGCGAGAGCGAAGCCAATATAGAGAGCACAGTGTGCCGGTCTATATGACTTCAAGTTTTACCTTCTCGAGTGCTGAGGAGATGCGCGACACCTTTGCTGGAGAAGCTGAAGGTATCATCTATTCGCGCTACAGCAATCCTAATACGGACGAGTTTATCCAAAAGGTTTGTGCCATGGAAGGGGCGGAGGCTGGTTTTGCTACCGCTTCGGGGATGGCTGCCGTTTTCGCAAGTTTGGCTGCTTTTTTGAAAATGGGCGACCATGTGTTGGCCTCCAGGGCGCTTTTTGGCTCAACCCATCAGGTACTAACCCAAATTTTGCCTAAATGGGGCATTACGGCTACCTATGTTGACCCTTTAGATGTTGATAGCTGGCCAAGGCATATCCAGGAAAATACCCGGATGTTGGTCTTGGAAACGCCCTCTAACCCAGGTTTGACTTTGGTAGACCTTGAGAAAGCTGGAAAAATAGCGAAAGATCATCAGCTGTTGTTAAATGTTGATAATTGTTTTGCCACTCCTTTTTTGCAACGCCCCATCGACTATGGCGCTGACCTGGTTGTTCATTCCGGCACCAAATGGATGGATGGCCAAGGGCGTACCCTGGGTGGAGTCATCGTTGGCAAGCAGGAGCTGATCGATGTGGTGCAGGGGTTTTGCCGCCACACAGGACCCGCTATGTCGCCCTTTAATGCCTGGATACTCTCCAAAAGCTTGGAAACCCTCAGTGTCAGAATGGAGCGACACTGTCAGAATGCCCTGGCTCTGGCCCAAATGTTGGAAGAGCATCCTAAGGTTAATGCCGTTCGTTACCCTTTTTTGACCTCTCACCCCCAAGTAGCCCTTGCCAGGCGCCAAATGAAGCTTGGTGGCGGACTGGTTTCCTTTGAGATAAAAGGAGGTGTGGAGCAAAGTATGCAATTCCTGAATAAAATAAAACGCTGCTCCTTGTCCTCCAACCTGGGAGATACGCGTACCATTGTGACGCATCCTACCACGACAACACATTCAAAATTGTCGGAGGAGGAACGCCTCGCTGTTGGAATTACACCTGGCTTGATCCGGGTTTCGGTGGGCTTGGAGCATATTGCCGACATCAAGGAGGATATCTGGCAAGCACTAGAAGGATAA